In Bacillota bacterium, the following proteins share a genomic window:
- a CDS encoding PepSY domain-containing protein, with protein sequence MNKRVLVYVISGALVIGGVIGLGLTRPATAKASPAPAQTTGANGDATAEKDGAKESGTVENNAENGSAEETAEAASLQAMAKITPDQAKAAALQAVPGTVLKVELDNENGNLVYSVEIKTANGDQDVKVDAGNGTVVAQDSQQDDGDKAQGNDNEKDSGAPDNDQVQEESQN encoded by the coding sequence ATGAACAAAAGAGTTCTGGTCTATGTCATCTCCGGCGCGCTGGTGATCGGCGGGGTCATCGGCCTCGGGCTGACCCGTCCCGCGACGGCCAAGGCCAGCCCCGCTCCGGCCCAGACGACCGGAGCGAACGGAGACGCCACGGCCGAGAAGGATGGCGCGAAGGAGTCCGGCACGGTCGAGAACAACGCGGAGAACGGGTCGGCTGAGGAAACCGCCGAGGCCGCCAGCCTCCAGGCGATGGCCAAGATCACCCCGGACCAAGCCAAGGCGGCGGCCCTGCAGGCCGTCCCGGGGACCGTCCTCAAGGTTGAGTTGGACAACGAGAATGGCAACCTGGTCTACAGCGTGGAGATTAAGACTGCCAACGGTGACCAAGACGTCAAGGTCGACGCCGGCAACGGCACCGTCGTAGCCCAGGATAGCCAGCAAGATGATGGCGACAAGGCCCAGGGCAATGATAACGAAAAGGATTCCGGCGCACCGGACAACGACCAGGTCCAGGAGGAGTCCCAGAACTAG
- a CDS encoding metal-sensitive transcriptional regulator, protein MERNKPDLLERLKKIEGQVRGVQKMVDEDRYCVDILIQVTAIRAALNKVGLQILQGHVRGCVTAAIKEGKGDESIEELVDVLSKFAK, encoded by the coding sequence GTGGAGAGAAACAAACCAGATCTGCTCGAACGCCTGAAGAAGATCGAAGGACAGGTCCGCGGGGTCCAGAAGATGGTCGACGAAGACCGCTATTGCGTCGACATCCTGATCCAGGTGACGGCCATTCGGGCCGCGCTCAACAAGGTGGGGTTGCAGATCCTGCAGGGCCATGTCCGCGGGTGCGTGACCGCGGCCATCAAGGAAGGCAAGGGCGACGAGTCCATCGAGGAACTCGTCGACGTCCTCTCCAAGTTCGCCAAGTAG
- a CDS encoding phosphatase PAP2 family protein, with protein sequence MGHVDLTIFSALNGLVGRNQAFDRAVAWFTTYVPFLLLLLLAVAFVIPGPGAAGRRRAAVVAGLAGVIGVLIAVLIGQMVFRPRPFAALPTERVRPLIHHAPDSSFPSDHATGSSAMAAGMWASGTRLWRVVFATVAVLAGLSRVIAGVHWPGDVLGSFIIGVLTGAVTVYAAKPLMPLIDRVILWYGRLERLWLRKSE encoded by the coding sequence ATGGGCCACGTCGACTTGACCATCTTCTCCGCCCTCAACGGACTGGTCGGGCGGAACCAAGCCTTCGACCGGGCGGTCGCCTGGTTCACGACCTACGTGCCCTTTCTCTTACTTCTGCTCTTGGCGGTGGCTTTCGTCATCCCCGGGCCGGGCGCCGCTGGGCGCCGCCGGGCGGCCGTCGTCGCCGGGCTGGCCGGGGTGATTGGCGTTCTCATCGCGGTCCTGATCGGACAGATGGTCTTCAGGCCGCGGCCTTTCGCCGCCCTTCCGACCGAGCGGGTTCGCCCGCTCATCCATCACGCCCCCGACTCGTCCTTTCCGAGCGACCATGCCACGGGCAGCTCGGCCATGGCCGCCGGAATGTGGGCCTCGGGCACCCGGCTTTGGCGGGTCGTCTTCGCCACCGTGGCCGTCTTGGCCGGGCTGTCGCGGGTCATCGCCGGGGTCCACTGGCCTGGCGACGTCCTCGGCTCATTCATCATCGGTGTCCTTACCGGGGCGGTCACCGTCTATGCGGCCAAACCCCTGATGCCGCTGATCGATCGGGTCATCCTGTGGTACGGTCGTTTGGAGAGGCTGTGGCTCCGGAAGTCGGAGTGA
- a CDS encoding ASKHA domain-containing protein — translation MAVTFLPGAVSMTVPNGIDLLEAAASVGLDLSGDCGGQGTCEKCRVRVVEGEVSAPSEAEIAALGPDLAAGWRLACQTRVLGATKVEIGQPISETWRKGALARLSAGARLLDSGIDRSGLDPSGQAFSVAVDIGTTTVVATLLDLGTGRPLATSTATNAQNVYGADVISRITHAIGGERGTAELQEKVIGVINGLLGDLGRRAGVPTAKIRSAAVVGNATMIHLFLGVRPDGLSRAPYEAAFTAGRTVDAGSLGLDLAPSTEVHVLPGIASFLGADTVGVVLATRLAELPGWSLALDIGTNGELVLAGDGRLWACSTAAGPAFEGAQIGDGMRAAAGAIERVSLGPGDRNDKDLHLQVIGGGPPAGICGSGLIDAVAVLLAAGALDASGRLSGPSQPADVPPAIGERVVADPDGPAFILAESGADGRRVRLTQTDIRQLQLGKAAIRAGVQLLLKEVGLEEARLDRILLAGAFGNYIDPTSARRIGLLPNIPLERITPVGNAAGVGAELAALSRTRRREAEELARRIEHVPLAERPEFQSEFIKATRFDYGV, via the coding sequence GTGGCGGTGACCTTTCTTCCGGGGGCGGTCTCGATGACCGTTCCGAACGGAATCGACCTTCTGGAGGCGGCCGCGTCGGTCGGCCTCGATCTGAGCGGCGACTGCGGTGGACAAGGCACCTGCGAGAAGTGCCGAGTCAGAGTGGTCGAGGGCGAGGTGTCGGCCCCGAGCGAAGCGGAGATCGCCGCCTTGGGTCCGGACCTCGCCGCCGGCTGGCGCCTGGCCTGCCAGACTCGGGTCCTTGGAGCGACGAAGGTCGAGATCGGCCAGCCCATCTCGGAGACCTGGCGTAAGGGCGCCCTGGCCAGGTTGTCGGCGGGGGCTCGCCTCCTGGACAGCGGGATCGACCGATCGGGCCTCGACCCGTCCGGGCAAGCCTTCTCCGTGGCCGTGGACATCGGGACGACGACGGTCGTGGCCACCCTCCTCGACCTTGGGACCGGGCGGCCCTTGGCCACTTCGACCGCCACCAACGCCCAGAACGTCTACGGGGCCGACGTCATCTCGCGGATCACCCACGCCATTGGCGGCGAGCGGGGCACGGCCGAGCTCCAGGAGAAGGTCATCGGCGTGATCAACGGGCTCCTGGGCGACCTCGGCCGGCGGGCCGGAGTCCCCACGGCGAAGATCAGGTCGGCGGCCGTGGTCGGCAACGCCACGATGATCCACCTGTTCCTCGGGGTCAGACCGGACGGGCTGTCGCGGGCGCCTTACGAGGCGGCCTTCACGGCCGGCCGCACGGTCGATGCCGGGAGCCTCGGCCTCGATTTGGCCCCATCCACCGAGGTCCACGTCCTCCCGGGGATCGCCAGCTTCCTCGGGGCCGACACGGTCGGCGTGGTCCTGGCCACCCGCCTGGCCGAGTTGCCCGGCTGGAGTCTGGCCCTCGACATCGGGACCAACGGCGAGCTCGTCCTGGCCGGGGATGGCCGCCTGTGGGCCTGTTCCACGGCGGCGGGACCGGCCTTCGAGGGGGCCCAGATCGGCGACGGGATGAGGGCCGCGGCCGGGGCCATCGAGCGGGTGAGCCTGGGGCCCGGGGATAGGAACGACAAGGATCTGCACCTTCAGGTCATCGGCGGCGGCCCGCCCGCGGGCATCTGCGGCTCGGGGCTGATCGACGCCGTGGCCGTGCTGCTGGCGGCGGGCGCCCTGGACGCTTCGGGGCGCCTCAGCGGCCCGTCACAACCGGCCGATGTGCCCCCGGCAATCGGGGAGCGCGTCGTCGCGGATCCTGATGGCCCTGCCTTCATCCTGGCGGAGTCGGGGGCCGATGGTCGACGCGTCCGTCTGACCCAGACCGACATCCGCCAGTTGCAGCTCGGCAAGGCGGCCATCCGGGCCGGCGTTCAGCTCCTTCTCAAGGAGGTCGGCCTGGAGGAAGCCCGCCTGGACCGCATCTTACTGGCCGGCGCTTTCGGCAACTACATCGACCCGACCAGCGCCAGGAGGATCGGGCTCTTGCCCAACATCCCCTTGGAAAGGATCACCCCGGTCGGCAACGCCGCCGGGGTCGGGGCCGAGTTGGCCGCCCTCAGCCGGACCAGGCGGCGGGAAGCCGAGGAACTCGCTCGGCGGATCGAGCATGTCCCCCTGGCCGAACGGCCCGAGTTCCAAAGCGAGTTCATCAAGGCCACCCGCTTCGACTACGGAGTCTAG
- a CDS encoding type II toxin-antitoxin system HicB family antitoxin — protein sequence MLEEDERWVSPGEGMRSEEARTIRYPFIVRQVVNDQGKPEWEAEVPDLPGCAAGADTFDQLAALLGDAIDDWIQAAREMGQDIPLPSDDEDYSGRVTVRMPRYLHRRLTQLAKLNDTSLNLFIVAALALKAGEVPTTLSAPAGTRSQSGPA from the coding sequence ATGCTTGAAGAGGACGAAAGATGGGTTTCACCAGGTGAAGGCATGCGAAGCGAAGAAGCCCGGACGATCCGCTACCCTTTCATCGTCCGCCAGGTGGTCAACGACCAGGGGAAGCCGGAGTGGGAGGCTGAGGTCCCGGACCTACCCGGGTGTGCCGCGGGGGCGGACACCTTCGACCAGCTGGCAGCTCTCCTAGGCGACGCGATCGACGACTGGATTCAGGCCGCCCGAGAAATGGGCCAGGACATCCCCCTACCCAGCGATGATGAGGACTATAGCGGCAGGGTCACCGTCCGCATGCCCCGCTATCTCCACCGCCGGTTAACCCAACTGGCGAAGCTCAACGACACCAGTCTCAACTTGTTTATCGTGGCGGCGTTGGCCCTGAAGGCTGGAGAGGTGCCCACCACGCTTTCGGCTCCCGCCGGTACGCGAAGCCAATCAGGGCCGGCATGA
- a CDS encoding response regulator transcription factor, translating into MPDEGAPKPRILVVEDEASLARALQLELEHEGYRVEVAGNGYEAVARASEGDWSLILLDLMLPGLDGLAVCRQVRQRSAVPIIMLTARESTGDKVAGLDAGADDYVAKPFAIEELLARVRARLRQSAPLHRDGERLVVGDLAISRGSRMVERAGRSIALTRREFDLLAYLAENAGLVLTREAILNHVWGFDYYGETNVVEVYIRYLRAKIDEPFPTKLVQTVRGVGYTLREAGTTRDLTRREA; encoded by the coding sequence ATGCCTGACGAAGGCGCACCCAAGCCGCGAATCCTCGTCGTTGAAGACGAGGCCAGCCTGGCGAGGGCCCTCCAACTGGAGCTCGAGCACGAGGGTTACCGAGTGGAAGTGGCCGGCAACGGCTACGAGGCCGTGGCCAGGGCGTCCGAGGGGGATTGGAGCCTCATCCTCCTCGACCTCATGCTGCCTGGACTGGACGGCCTCGCCGTCTGTCGCCAGGTGCGACAACGTTCGGCCGTGCCGATCATCATGTTGACCGCCCGCGAAAGCACGGGCGACAAGGTAGCCGGCCTGGACGCCGGAGCCGACGATTACGTCGCCAAGCCCTTCGCCATCGAAGAGCTGTTGGCCCGGGTACGGGCCCGCCTGCGGCAATCGGCCCCCCTCCATCGGGACGGTGAGCGGCTGGTCGTCGGCGACCTCGCCATCTCCCGCGGCTCGCGGATGGTCGAACGGGCCGGCCGGTCGATCGCCCTCACCCGCCGAGAATTCGATCTCCTCGCCTATCTGGCGGAAAACGCCGGCCTGGTCCTCACCCGCGAAGCCATCCTCAACCACGTCTGGGGCTTTGACTATTACGGCGAGACCAACGTGGTCGAGGTCTATATCCGTTACCTGAGGGCGAAGATCGATGAACCCTTCCCGACCAAGCTGGTCCAAACCGTCCGGGGCGTGGGCTACACCCTCCGCGAGGCCGGCACGACGCGGGACTTGACGCGACGGGAGGCCTGA
- a CDS encoding cytochrome c biogenesis protein CcdA — protein sequence MESAQAVGLGVAFVAGLASFFSPCVVPLVPTYLTYLAGSAGREGDGLGRRQILNAVAFVLGFTLVFLVLGLGAAGLGTLTAALRYRGLLRRLGGIVVVVLGLQLTGLIQVGFLEREARPDLGPGLVRRGAGVGRSALVGMAFSFGWTPCVGPVLASILVMAAGAASLSRSLALLLAYSAGLALPFLAAAVFLDPLMGWLRRRGRVLEWISRASGALLVLMGLALYFNYLVRFEAWLSR from the coding sequence ATGGAGTCGGCTCAAGCGGTCGGCCTCGGGGTCGCCTTCGTCGCCGGCCTGGCCTCGTTCTTCTCGCCCTGTGTCGTGCCGCTCGTCCCGACCTACCTGACGTACCTGGCCGGTTCAGCCGGCCGCGAGGGGGATGGCCTCGGTCGACGGCAGATCCTCAACGCCGTCGCTTTCGTTCTCGGCTTCACCCTCGTCTTCCTGGTCCTCGGCCTTGGGGCGGCCGGCCTCGGGACGTTGACCGCGGCCTTGAGGTACCGGGGGCTCCTCCGCCGCCTCGGCGGCATCGTCGTGGTCGTCTTGGGATTGCAGCTCACCGGGCTCATCCAGGTGGGCTTCCTCGAGCGCGAAGCTCGGCCCGACCTCGGCCCGGGGTTGGTTCGGAGGGGGGCCGGAGTGGGCCGGTCGGCCCTCGTCGGAATGGCCTTTTCATTCGGCTGGACCCCGTGTGTCGGGCCGGTCCTGGCGTCGATCCTGGTGATGGCCGCCGGCGCCGCCAGTCTGTCCCGGTCATTGGCCCTCCTCCTGGCTTACTCGGCCGGCCTGGCCCTACCGTTCCTGGCCGCCGCCGTCTTCCTCGACCCCCTCATGGGCTGGCTCAGACGGCGCGGCCGCGTCCTCGAATGGATCAGCCGCGCGAGCGGCGCGTTGCTCGTCCTGATGGGTCTGGCCCTGTACTTCAACTACCTGGTCAGGTTCGAAGCTTGGTTGAGCCGCTGA
- the pilM gene encoding pilus assembly protein PilM gives MEPYSSRADKLQAARREVRATSIGGLTLLTVAYVGVGLGLGYVQDFIPSWRVAAQTAGWYWIGGLAAVLAAAVGVWVCLGRLSRNEAREAVPGRPLPPRQAGRAGMSRMSVTLTAFTVALFGFSLGVAGYFEWTWWTDGQPQRLWAFGAWALALGLVVGLVLLISGVSSARRETRQEASDLIAAGGQVVTEETVVAMGQPRLVTTTDADGLRQAVDQVLNHAESDGRASTDETPTPVATPAPTPAVSVVALPPHRTNWGAVLGRALAILIWIALIAGTTGLEMRLGAEASEYRYYPLAGLAVLAVVWWAVGQALAGRGKYPTAAVVRHRVAKPKPVRPPKRRRVPLPASSLEEAAATAEPIVAEPAEPEPVAAEEPEEAQFPVPDQPETIQPEPATTPAEPQPKAKPARVPKPGPQRRTWVGLDLGSRTIRVVQVAPGKPYPVVVNFASAPTPDRSVKDGVVIRPTAVADAINDLLNKAGIKQRRVIAALSGQAVILRQAQFPLMSSNELREALKWESEQHIPIPADEAIVDFAILGEGAPAGATGLAAITGPAGSTAGPAPAVTGPSMQVLLVATQKRIVQGYLDTFEAARLKPVALEVDLLAVYRALQTDGYLPEEGHPVAILNMGAANAGLSLFANHSAQLTRTIAAGGEVFAQSIMEAFQETPAGAEALLREHGAKPLTPIARCVSPVVDELSIEVRRSLEFYLIKNRQYGIKQLFIVGGAAVLPGLAEAVADSLNDALRDKNPGGQAIEVIVPDPSRRLTVAGPARARLDQFGPDYMQALGLALREESPQ, from the coding sequence ATGGAACCGTATTCCAGCCGGGCCGACAAGCTGCAGGCGGCGCGCCGGGAGGTCAGGGCCACGTCCATCGGCGGCCTGACCCTTCTGACCGTTGCCTACGTGGGTGTCGGGCTGGGGCTCGGTTACGTGCAGGACTTCATCCCGTCGTGGCGGGTCGCGGCGCAGACGGCCGGCTGGTACTGGATCGGCGGCCTGGCCGCCGTGTTGGCCGCGGCCGTCGGGGTCTGGGTCTGCCTTGGGCGGCTTTCGCGGAATGAAGCGAGGGAGGCCGTCCCCGGGCGGCCCTTACCGCCGCGCCAGGCCGGACGTGCGGGGATGTCCCGGATGAGCGTCACCCTGACCGCCTTCACCGTCGCCCTCTTCGGCTTCAGCCTCGGGGTCGCCGGCTACTTCGAATGGACCTGGTGGACCGATGGGCAACCCCAACGCCTATGGGCCTTCGGGGCCTGGGCCCTGGCCCTCGGGCTGGTGGTCGGGCTCGTCCTGTTGATCTCGGGGGTCAGCTCGGCCCGCCGCGAGACCAGGCAGGAAGCGTCCGACCTGATCGCCGCGGGGGGTCAGGTGGTGACCGAAGAGACCGTGGTGGCCATGGGCCAACCGCGGCTGGTGACGACGACTGATGCCGATGGCCTCCGTCAGGCCGTCGACCAGGTCCTCAACCACGCAGAGTCCGATGGGCGGGCTTCCACGGATGAGACTCCCACGCCGGTAGCCACGCCCGCGCCAACGCCGGCGGTGTCAGTGGTCGCCCTACCGCCCCACCGGACGAACTGGGGCGCCGTTCTCGGGAGGGCCCTGGCCATCCTCATCTGGATCGCCCTCATCGCCGGCACCACCGGGCTGGAGATGCGCCTCGGCGCCGAGGCCTCGGAATACCGCTACTACCCGCTGGCCGGGCTGGCCGTCCTCGCCGTGGTCTGGTGGGCGGTCGGTCAGGCCCTCGCCGGCCGCGGGAAGTATCCGACCGCCGCCGTCGTCCGGCACCGGGTGGCGAAACCGAAGCCGGTCAGGCCGCCGAAGCGCCGCCGCGTCCCCCTTCCGGCTTCGAGCCTCGAGGAGGCGGCCGCCACGGCTGAGCCCATTGTCGCCGAGCCCGCCGAACCCGAGCCCGTCGCGGCCGAGGAACCGGAGGAGGCCCAATTCCCAGTGCCCGATCAGCCTGAAACCATTCAGCCGGAGCCCGCGACCACCCCCGCGGAGCCCCAACCCAAGGCCAAGCCGGCCCGCGTCCCCAAGCCGGGTCCGCAGCGGCGGACCTGGGTCGGTCTGGACCTCGGCTCGCGGACCATCCGGGTCGTCCAGGTCGCTCCCGGCAAGCCCTATCCGGTCGTGGTCAACTTCGCCTCCGCGCCGACGCCCGACCGCTCGGTCAAGGACGGCGTGGTCATCCGTCCGACGGCTGTCGCCGACGCCATCAACGACCTACTCAACAAGGCCGGGATCAAGCAACGACGGGTCATCGCCGCCCTCAGCGGGCAGGCGGTCATCCTTCGCCAGGCCCAGTTCCCCCTGATGTCCTCCAACGAGCTGCGCGAGGCCCTCAAGTGGGAATCTGAACAGCACATCCCCATCCCGGCCGACGAGGCCATCGTCGACTTCGCCATCCTCGGCGAGGGCGCGCCCGCAGGCGCGACGGGGCTTGCCGCCATCACCGGTCCCGCCGGGTCGACCGCCGGGCCGGCCCCGGCCGTCACCGGCCCATCCATGCAGGTCCTCCTGGTCGCCACGCAGAAGCGGATCGTTCAGGGCTACCTGGACACCTTCGAGGCGGCCAGGCTCAAGCCGGTCGCCCTCGAAGTCGACCTGTTGGCCGTCTACCGCGCCCTCCAGACCGACGGCTACCTGCCCGAAGAGGGCCACCCCGTGGCCATCCTCAACATGGGTGCGGCCAATGCCGGCCTGAGCCTCTTCGCCAACCACTCGGCCCAGCTCACCCGGACTATCGCCGCCGGCGGAGAGGTCTTCGCCCAATCAATCATGGAGGCCTTCCAGGAGACCCCGGCCGGCGCCGAAGCCCTCCTCCGCGAGCACGGGGCCAAGCCACTTACGCCGATCGCCCGCTGCGTCTCGCCGGTCGTCGACGAGTTGAGCATCGAGGTCCGCCGCTCCCTGGAGTTCTACCTGATCAAGAACCGCCAGTACGGCATCAAGCAGCTCTTCATCGTCGGCGGGGCGGCCGTCCTCCCGGGGCTGGCCGAAGCCGTAGCCGATTCGCTCAACGACGCCCTTCGGGACAAGAACCCAGGCGGCCAGGCGATCGAGGTCATCGTCCCCGACCCGTCCCGCCGCCTGACCGTCGCCGGACCGGCCCGGGCCCGCCTGGACCAGTTCGGTCCCGACTACATGCAGGCCTTGGGGCTGGCCTTGCGAGAGGAGTCGCCGCAGTGA
- the pilO gene encoding type 4a pilus biogenesis protein PilO — MSFLSRLSKRERAIIIGAGLIAFVLAVYFLAIDPQEKKLAAAKAAELKAAAQVREGRAVKAREDQIDQRMKAIQQEMKTLDLTVPGEREVAEFLFYIDASARTTKVAVNALKFATAAQVRDFAQYPIQFELTGKYPNIVNFLNRVESYPRLIRVEGFRAAPVGQEPGVVSSDFVAFIYSQPSRAVGTKPGSLVLKWPVGRTNPFTP, encoded by the coding sequence ATGTCCTTCCTGAGCCGTCTCTCCAAGCGCGAGCGGGCGATCATCATCGGGGCCGGGCTGATCGCCTTCGTCCTGGCCGTCTACTTCCTGGCCATCGATCCTCAGGAGAAGAAGCTGGCCGCGGCCAAAGCGGCCGAACTGAAGGCGGCCGCGCAGGTTCGTGAGGGTCGGGCGGTCAAGGCCCGCGAGGACCAGATCGACCAGCGGATGAAGGCCATCCAGCAGGAGATGAAGACCCTCGACCTGACCGTCCCCGGGGAGCGTGAGGTGGCCGAGTTCCTGTTCTACATCGACGCCTCGGCCCGCACCACCAAGGTCGCCGTCAACGCCCTCAAGTTCGCCACCGCCGCCCAGGTCCGCGACTTTGCCCAGTATCCCATCCAGTTCGAGCTGACCGGCAAGTACCCCAACATCGTCAACTTCCTCAACCGGGTCGAGTCATACCCGCGGCTGATCCGGGTCGAGGGCTTCCGGGCGGCCCCCGTGGGCCAGGAACCCGGTGTGGTCTCCAGCGATTTCGTCGCCTTCATCTACTCCCAGCCGAGCCGGGCCGTGGGGACGAAACCGGGCTCTCTCGTCCTCAAGTGGCCGGTCGGGCGGACGAACCCGTTTACCCCCTAG
- a CDS encoding TlpA disulfide reductase family protein, with amino-acid sequence MSQQTPRRGNAGLIIALGLVALLAIVSVIAWRNGQSAGQPAVGRPAPGIAVRDLAGHQVRLSSVQGPLLLTFWQTTCPACQAEFKTIQSLWAEREKTGVPWTVVPVDLGEPAEVVKAFMAENKYTFPVYLDASGAAGETYNVYYIPANFFLDGRHRLSSMSDGAIPGPELKARLEALTR; translated from the coding sequence ATGTCACAGCAAACCCCGCGCCGCGGCAACGCCGGCCTGATCATCGCCCTCGGGCTCGTGGCCCTGTTGGCCATCGTTTCAGTGATCGCCTGGCGGAACGGACAGAGTGCCGGCCAACCGGCCGTGGGCCGACCGGCCCCGGGGATCGCCGTCCGCGACCTTGCCGGCCACCAGGTCAGGCTGTCATCGGTGCAGGGCCCGCTGCTCTTGACCTTTTGGCAGACCACCTGCCCGGCCTGTCAAGCCGAGTTCAAGACCATCCAGAGCCTTTGGGCCGAGCGGGAAAAGACCGGGGTGCCCTGGACGGTCGTGCCGGTCGACTTGGGTGAGCCGGCCGAGGTGGTCAAGGCCTTCATGGCCGAGAACAAGTACACCTTTCCGGTCTACCTCGACGCGAGTGGGGCCGCCGGGGAGACCTATAACGTCTACTACATCCCGGCCAACTTCTTCCTCGACGGCCGGCACCGGTTGAGTTCAATGAGCGACGGAGCGATTCCCGGGCCCGAATTGAAGGCGCGGCTGGAGGCCCTGACCAGATGA
- a CDS encoding HAMP domain-containing sensor histidine kinase, whose protein sequence is MRSFSWRLTLWYTALLLAVLLIFGLVAFFGVRHVLFTAAGREAETALANVQKLTDGGGDEQGDYNHMDLEDPAITAILGSGPDWVQVTTPDGRVLNRSRGLEGLPQVPAYVGPPKQIRLGTIDAIVAGAKLAANVQLQVVRSLGREEDFLATLERVFALVALASLAPAVIGGRMIARQALRPVETLTRTTREITASDLSRRIPLAGPRDEIHILGETVNGMLERLEDGYRREREFVAAASHDLRTPLAVVRSYSDLLGRWGGGDREVVSESSRAIGRAAVTMERLVNDLLLLARLDARLKLDASLLRLDEIASETVKEARAVAPDATVEEGPLEPVTVSADVTHLRRAVWALVDNALKYGGGRVTISAGLNGSAEREGAEGYLSVADNGPGVAEEELPRIFERFYRSDQARNLGGGFGLGLPTARAIVEAHGGRLEVASKPGRGSQFTIRLPAITVPVTPTSGATASPNDRTTG, encoded by the coding sequence GTGCGTTCGTTCTCGTGGCGCCTGACCCTCTGGTACACCGCTCTCTTATTGGCCGTCCTGCTCATCTTCGGGCTGGTGGCCTTCTTCGGCGTCCGCCACGTCCTCTTTACGGCGGCGGGCCGCGAAGCCGAAACGGCGCTGGCCAACGTCCAGAAGCTGACCGACGGCGGCGGTGACGAGCAGGGCGACTACAACCACATGGACCTCGAGGATCCGGCCATCACCGCCATCCTGGGGAGTGGCCCGGATTGGGTTCAGGTTACGACCCCCGACGGCCGGGTCCTCAACCGCTCGCGGGGACTCGAAGGTCTCCCCCAGGTCCCGGCCTACGTCGGTCCGCCGAAGCAGATCAGGCTCGGGACCATCGACGCCATCGTAGCCGGGGCGAAGCTCGCGGCCAACGTTCAACTCCAGGTGGTCCGCTCGCTGGGGCGAGAGGAGGACTTCCTGGCCACCCTGGAACGGGTCTTCGCCCTGGTGGCCCTGGCCAGCCTGGCCCCCGCCGTGATCGGCGGCCGGATGATCGCCCGGCAGGCCCTGCGCCCGGTGGAGACCCTGACCCGGACGACGCGGGAGATCACCGCCAGTGACTTGAGCCGACGGATTCCCCTGGCCGGGCCTCGCGACGAGATCCACATCCTCGGCGAGACGGTGAATGGCATGCTGGAGCGGCTTGAAGACGGCTATCGCCGGGAGCGGGAGTTCGTGGCCGCGGCCTCGCACGACCTGCGCACGCCGCTGGCGGTGGTCCGCAGTTACAGTGATCTCCTGGGGCGATGGGGCGGCGGCGACCGCGAGGTGGTGTCCGAATCGTCCCGGGCCATCGGCCGGGCCGCCGTGACCATGGAGCGGCTGGTCAACGACCTATTGTTGCTGGCCCGGCTGGACGCCAGGCTCAAGCTCGACGCCTCCCTGCTGCGTCTGGACGAGATCGCCTCGGAGACGGTCAAGGAGGCGCGCGCCGTGGCGCCCGATGCCACGGTCGAGGAGGGGCCGCTCGAGCCGGTGACGGTGTCGGCCGACGTGACCCATCTCCGTCGGGCGGTCTGGGCCCTGGTCGACAACGCCCTCAAGTACGGGGGCGGCCGGGTGACCATCTCGGCCGGCCTGAACGGCTCGGCGGAACGGGAGGGGGCCGAGGGTTACCTGAGCGTGGCCGACAACGGGCCGGGCGTAGCCGAAGAAGAACTGCCCCGCATCTTCGAGCGGTTCTATCGTTCGGACCAAGCCCGGAACCTGGGCGGTGGATTTGGCCTCGGCCTGCCGACGGCCCGGGCCATCGTCGAGGCCCACGGCGGACGGCTCGAGGTCGCCAGCAAACCCGGCCGGGGCAGCCAGTTCACGATCAGGCTGCCGGCGATCACGGTTCCGGTCACTCCGACTTCCGGAGCCACAGCCTCTCCAAACGACCGTACCACAGGATGA
- a CDS encoding GspH/FimT family pseudopilin: MSRFHHSRRRGLLRDLYRNDEGFSFFELLAVVLMLAALVTMAVPSVRKAMSWGNLNNGARTVISDLRTAQQTAIQKALKVQVRFTVVAGQPGYYEFYEENPVTHLMVASGKRVDLEQASRLESANFGAGGATVEFDALGGATNAGTVTLANPTGEQLKIEVVAVTGRARIRK; this comes from the coding sequence ATGTCCCGGTTTCACCATAGCCGTCGCCGGGGCCTTCTCCGGGATCTCTACCGGAACGACGAGGGATTCTCGTTCTTCGAACTCCTGGCCGTGGTCCTGATGCTGGCCGCTCTGGTCACCATGGCCGTGCCCTCGGTCAGGAAGGCGATGTCCTGGGGCAACCTCAACAACGGCGCGCGAACGGTCATTTCCGACCTTCGGACGGCCCAGCAGACGGCGATCCAGAAGGCCCTCAAGGTCCAGGTTCGCTTCACCGTGGTCGCCGGGCAGCCCGGGTACTACGAGTTCTATGAGGAGAACCCGGTCACCCACCTGATGGTCGCCTCAGGCAAGCGGGTCGACCTGGAACAGGCATCGAGGCTCGAGTCGGCCAACTTCGGCGCCGGCGGGGCCACGGTCGAGTTCGACGCCCTCGGCGGGGCGACCAACGCCGGCACGGTGACCCTGGCCAACCCCACCGGCGAGCAGCTGAAGATCGAGGTCGTCGCGGTGACGGGACGGGCGAGGATAAGAAAGTGA